The following nucleotide sequence is from Photobacterium gaetbulicola Gung47.
CTATATTTGTTACGATATATTACAAACAAAATGCAAGCCAAGGCATTGGCTTGGTCCTGCCAGATCAAATTTTAAAACACTAAAATTCAATGTGTCACGCCCTTCTGTTGGAACCTTCTAGACGGAGGTTTTATATATGCTCGAATCAACTAATTATCGACACTAATTGATTAGAAATCATTAGGCTATTAAACGAACAGCTCTTACTATTTATACTCTTAACTAAAAAGGTTTGGGGCATTTCTGTGTTACACGGCCTGCCAGGACACCTCTAGACAGAATGTGTTGATTCCGAGCCTTCCTATTTTCATCCCCCCTAACCTCAAACGTACTTCTATCAATATTGGTATATTTACACCGAACAACACCGTATCAACCTATTAACTGCTCATTTGTACGTTAGAAAGTGCGCAACTTTGGTCATGTAAACCATTCAACCCAACCATACTATGTTCACACCTTCTGAATTGAGACAAATTTACCCGATGACAAGAGCTAACAAGCGCCGAGAACAGCAAATTCAAACTGTCTGTCAGTACATAGATACCCACCTTGACCAAGCGTTGAGCTTAGAGCAACTGAGCCAGATTGCTATTTGTTCCAAATATCATTTTCAGCGAGTGTTCTCTGCATTTATGGGGATTAGTGCTACGCAATATGTGCTGCTTGCAAGGCTTAAACGAGCGTCATTTCGTTTAGCATTTGAAAAGAACATAACGGTCACAACTATCGCTTTTATTGAGCATCAAGGAAACCCCAAAGAGTTTTTGAAACGGCAGCTAAGTTCATTGAATGGCGAAAATCGACAGGGCTTTCGCCAATAAAAACTAGCCAAACCTTTGGTATTCCTTATGTAGACCCAAGCCAAGTGCTAGAGGAAGAACTTCGATTTGATATCTGCGGCAGCCATATCGGAGAAGTGCCAGAAAACCCTTTTGGCGTAAAAGCAGGTTTTACTCCAGCTGGGCGTTGTGCAATGGTATTACATAAAGGAAGTCATAATACGATTCTCCACAAAGCCATTGTTTGATACCCAGCAACTTATAAAGCTGTTTGAGCAGGCTCAATCCATGAGTTGCGATCTTGTCTTTTCGACTTCCGGTGAGCCATTTTCCTCGGCGTGATACTCAAACAGCTTCGTTGAGCCCTTTCCTCCTCATAAGGTATGGGCTGGTAGCCTTTGTTACAGCAGCAACAGTTTGGCCGTGCCGAGGAAGGCGAAGAAGCCGACCACGTCGGTAACCGTGGTGAGGATCACCGAGCCGGCCAGCGCGGGGTCAAGCTTGAGCTTGTCGAGCACGACAGGGATCAACACCCCGAACAGGGCGGCGGTGATGATATTGACCACGATGCCGACCGAGATAATCGCGCCGATCATCGGTGACTGGAACCACAGCCCCGCCATTAATCCGATCAATACTGCCCACAGCACGCCGTTGAGAAAACCTATGCCCAACTCATTGTGTAGCAGCGAGCGGCGGTTACCGGCGGTGACCTGATTAAGCGCCATACCGCGGATCATCAGGGTCAGGGTCTGGCTGCCGGCTATGCCGCCCATTGAGGCGACAATTGGCATCAGGATCGCAAGGGCCACGACCTGGGCAATGACATCTTCAAACAGGCTAATAGTGATCGACGCCAGTACGGCGGTGAGGAGGTTGATGCCGAGCCACACCGCACGCTTCTTGGCGCTTTTGGTGATCGGGGCGAACAGATCGTCCTCTTCGCTCATACCGGCATTGGCCATCAAGGTACTTTCGTAGTTCTCGCGCATCAGCTCCATGGCAAGGTGGGTATCAATTTCGCCTATCAGTGCGAAGTTCTCGTCAACAATCGGTAGGCTGAATTGCTGGCTGTGCTCGACAGCCTCTACCGCTTCGGTGAGCGAGGCGTCATCTTCCAGTACCAAGCAGTCGGTATTGGCCAGATTGCTCAATTTGGTCAGTGGCTCGGCTTCGTTCAGCTGCTGGTAGTTAATGGTACCGACAAACTTGGTATCGCGGGTGACCACATAAATTGAAGCCGGATACTGGTAACCGTAACGCTCCAGTAATACCTTGGCCCTTTTGGCAGAGATCCCCTGCGGCAGCGAAAGTACCTTGGGGTTGGCGTAGCGGCCGATTTGATCGTCATCGTACTGGTTGGCCCGGTCAAACAGCTCGATGTCTTCTTTGCTGAGTTTTCCGATGGCCCGTTCGATGATCTCTTCCGGCAGCGAGTCGGCCCATTCAATCAGGGAGAGGTTATCGAGCTGGCCGAGTACCAAATCCAGCTCGGTATCACTGAGTGACTGGATCACCCACTCACGCGTGTCAGCACGCATGGCGGTGAGCACATCGACGTGATCATTGAGGGGTAGCTGGCGCCAGAGCTCCATACGTTGATCAAGGGGCAGTGCCTCGAACAAGGTGGCAAAGGCGCCGGCTTCTAGTTGTTGGATCTCGGGTTCATTGAATATTTGACGCTGTTCGTCGGTATCTGCGGCGGAGATGCGCTCAATGAGCAGGCTTAGATCAACGGTGTTGCTCATGCAGGTTTCCTTGTTGCAAACGCTAGCAGCCAGTGGCTGAGCGTGTTGTTATTGTCGTTATTTTTCTATAAGAGTATGGGTTTCGGTTTTGTCGGTCAATTGTGATATCGCTAACTGTTGCTGTTATGAAATCAGGCTAGTTTATTGATAATGCGTTTGTTGTTGGTTAGGAGATGGATAATGGATAAACAGCACATTCCTGAAGCGCTCTACGATGATGCCCTGGAGTACTTTGGTGACCGAGCGAAAGCCGATGATTGGTTACAGACGGAAAATATTGCACTGGGTTTGGTAAGTCCGGCTTACTTATGCCGCACGGAGGAGGGACTTCGGCAAGTGACAGATCTTTTAAACCGTCTCAAAGAAACCGGTCATATCTAGCGCCTGGAGCGATGGAGAAAAATCGTGAAAGGCTGGGTGATAGAGGTCAGCCTTCATGAGAAAAGCTAATAGAATACTCAGTACAGTCATCTTGATATACCTTGTAATAGCGTGTAATAGATAAAAATTTCTCTCGAGTTATATTTTTATAAGCAAGTTGCATGATAGAAAACTATCTAGTGTGATCCTATGTACAAAAATGATTTTTTTCTATACGTGTCAACAAATGCAATATTAAACTTTCAAAGCTACATGCTCGATAACGGTGATTTTAATTGATAATTAAGTCGTTTAGAAATTTAAAATTGCTTGAGTTTTAATTTGAAGTCATAACACTTTTTACGAGGGAAATATTATGTCACAGACAGAGACGTTAGATAAAAGTGTAGGTTCATCTGTTAACTCCGCAATGGATACACTAACGGCGCAGTGGTATAACGCCATGGTAACCGGGTTAGGATTAGACCCGAACCAGTTCCAGTTATATCAAGGTCCCAATTCTATGATGAGCACATCCCAGGATATGTGGAATGTGTTCAACGCGGTACCACCCAAATCAATTAACAACTATTATAACCCAAATCAGACAAATAACTTTTCATCAGCCTATAACTTGATCCTAGAGGCACTTGTTCCTGCCTCTAACTCGAGTTTCCAGAACTGCATGGGGGATTATTATGGCAAATGGAATAGTTATTTCGAGAACCATGATCCTGCAGAGTGGACAGCTCAAGGCGTTTCTGATCTGTTTAACTCATGGGCGATGAGAAATGCTCCCGGGAAAGCTGGTTGCGTAACCGGTCTGACCAATATTTACATCAATCCGGTTGATATCGCGGTTAAAAAGTTTGCCTCGGCTGGTGGGAAATATGCCTGGAATAAAACGGCAGATCAGTTAAAGTCGGCTTTAGCCGGTGGGGCACAGAAGAGTTTTACCCTCGACTCTCAAACAACAAGCAGCGATGTTAAGCATACTTGGGCGGGTGGCAATACCTCCGTATTTTTTGATATTTTTTCATTTGGTGGCGGCGGTAAGTATGACAAGCTTACCACCAAAACTACCTCTGCCGGTGTAAAGATTGATGCGGAGTTCCAGAAGGTGACGACATTTACAGCCGGGCCATTGGCTGTTAATAATCCGAACGATCCAATATTGACAGACTTCAAAGCATGGTATGAAAGTTCAGCGCTAGCAAAGGCCTATGCCACCAAAGATAATACGGTTTGGAACAACCAAAGTTCGACCACGTGGGATAAAGCCTTCGGTTCAGATGGCTTCCTCCAGCGGCTTACCTCTTCGCTCATTGTGGCAGACGGTGTAACGATTACTATGACGTCCAACGCCAGTTATGACACTTCTGAGCGCACGGAAATAGAAGCGGCGGCAAAAGCGGGTATTTGGCCATTCTTTAGCGTATCAGGCCAAGGGGGGACAACGACCGAGGTGAAATTCAACGATCAAGGTAATTTCACCATTACCACGAAGATTGCTTTGGGCAACCCTCAGGTTCTGGGTGTCCTGCAATCTCCTATGTCAGCTATTTTTTCGTAGGATAGATGTGCACCATAATATCTGAATGATTAAAGGCTTCTTTTGTGAAGCCTTTATGTTTTTAGAATATCGATATGAAGTGAAAAATTATATGAATTACTTCTGAAAAGGTGCCTAACTATGGATAAAACCAAGCTGGTTATTTTTATATTAGCTCTGTGGTTACCGATATACGCATCGGCCAGAGCGGATATAAATGAAAACGATTTACAGAGAATAGGGTTGGAGTACTGGCATAGTCAATTGGCTGAAATAGTATCCGTGACCTCTAATGAAATTAAAATATCCCAAGGTATTATGTCGTTAGGCCATGACTCATATCAGCTTTGGAGTGTATTTGATGCCATGGCAAATTATGAAAGTGAGCTTTATTACAATCCCTCTCAATATAACAGCTTTTCTTCGGACTATGGTGATAAGTTATATAACTTACCCGTTGAATCCGTCAGCAGTGAGCGGTGTGATCTAGACAAGGCGGTTATTCGCTATGACAAGAGTGATGGAATTTACGCATGGAGTAAAACACTTGATCAACTCAATGATGAGTTGCTTAATAGTCAGGGCTTGAAATATACCTCCAGCAAGACCTTTGGTAATGAAAGTAATCCCAACGATCAGGCATCTTATACGGTTAAAGTCGACGTGGACTATGAGCAGTTCATCGTGTTTTACGCCGAGCCCTATGGCAGCGATATACACAATACACAATTACAGGGCTATACCCCTTGGTATAGCCCTTGTGTTTTACCATATGCACTCAGTCAAAAACAGGATGAAAAAGAATCAAGACTAAACCAAACGACTGCCCTTGTTGTCGCCAATAAGGGTAAGCAGTGTGTATCTATCCTTAACCCTGCACAAGTCCATCATGATTGCACCACGCTTTCTGTTCCCGCAATCATCGCCGTCATCACTGTCCCCCTAGTGGATCTGTATGCTCAGACCCCTTGACCGCAATTGTGTACTATAGACCTTGGCGAGCAGCCCCGGCTTTGTAATGGGGATGCATCTTTTTCATCAGCAAGCTATCAATGCTGAGACGACCGGCGCCCGAAGCCAGCAGCGAGACCGACATCGCCAGCAGGGACAAGCCAAACTCGTATCCGCCATTGGACATGAACAGACCGTTATCCAAGTGCACGGTAACAATCGCAACCACCATGGTGACAGCCAGTACCAGCGCAGTTGGCCGGGTGAGTAGCCCAAGTAGAATGAACAAGCCACCGAAGAATTCCGCGCTACCGGCCATCAGTGCCATTACAAAGCCGGGCTCTAGACCAATGGAGGCCATCCATTGACCAGTGCCCTCAAGGCCGTAACCGCCAAACCAGCCGAAAAGTTTCTGGGCACCGTGGGCCATGAAAATGATCCCTGCCGGAACGCGCAAAGCAAGAGGGGCGAAACTGGCTGATGACGAGAGTGTTTTGTTGATTAATGTGTTCATGATGCTGTCCTCGAATCTGTCGGCAAACCCTAGTGTCGGGTAACTGTACTGTGTTGTTGGGTACAGAATAGGCAGCTTTGGTTAAGAACAACATCAGGCTAACTTGAGCTTATCGTTCAAAAAATTCGAATGAACTAACTGGTAAAGTCTTAACTTCAAGCAATATGTTGTTAAAACTTAAAATTAATTCCCATCAAGTAATGATTGCTGCTAATGCTACGGGGCAGTTCGATACGCTGGTACTCTGCGCTGATACCGAAATGCTTGCCAAGGGCGAGTTCGGTGCCGAGGGCAATATACGGAGAGAATCCACGTTCGGTACGGGTGTGCCAGTTATCCTTACTCTTGCGGGTATCAATCTCAACGGCGGCGTAGTTAATGCCGCCTCGGGCATAGATATTGGTAAAGCGTGTTAGCGGATATTCTGCTTTAATTCCCAATAACCCGCCGCTATAGCTTGAAATGGAATGGGTTAGGCCAAGCGAGCCGATATAGCTCAGTCCGCCGCTGTTGGCAAAGTAGCCGGTGTCGAGAGAGAAATACGGGTTGAAGTGGTAGTTATAACCGAGCTCGAAGGTCAAGCCAGCATC
It contains:
- a CDS encoding putative outer membrane protein, producing the protein MRKLIPVIVLLCPMYSYATGQTINHEIGVRFGGGTMTSRNYSDIDAGLTFELGYNYHFNPYFSLDTGYFANSGGLSYIGSLGLTHSISSYSGGLLGIKAEYPLTRFTNIYARGGINYAAVEIDTRKSKDNWHTRTERGFSPYIALGTELALGKHFGISAEYQRIELPRSISSNHYLMGINFKF
- a CDS encoding transcriptional regulator (COG2207,COG3449) — encoded protein: MTRANKRREQQIQTVCQYIDTHLDQALSLEQLSQIAICSKYHFQRVFSAFMGISATQYVLLARLKRASFRLAFEKNITVTTIAFIEHQGNPKEFLKRQLSSLNGENRQGFRQ
- a CDS encoding putative magnesium transporter MgtE (COG2239); this translates as MSNTVDLSLLIERISAADTDEQRQIFNEPEIQQLEAGAFATLFEALPLDQRMELWRQLPLNDHVDVLTAMRADTREWVIQSLSDTELDLVLGQLDNLSLIEWADSLPEEIIERAIGKLSKEDIELFDRANQYDDDQIGRYANPKVLSLPQGISAKRAKVLLERYGYQYPASIYVVTRDTKFVGTINYQQLNEAEPLTKLSNLANTDCLVLEDDASLTEAVEAVEHSQQFSLPIVDENFALIGEIDTHLAMELMRENYESTLMANAGMSEEDDLFAPITKSAKKRAVWLGINLLTAVLASITISLFEDVIAQVVALAILMPIVASMGGIAGSQTLTLMIRGMALNQVTAGNRRSLLHNELGIGFLNGVLWAVLIGLMAGLWFQSPMIGAIISVGIVVNIITAALFGVLIPVVLDKLKLDPALAGSVILTTVTDVVGFFAFLGTAKLLLL
- a CDS encoding hypothetical protein (COG2259), which produces MNTLINKTLSSSASFAPLALRVPAGIIFMAHGAQKLFGWFGGYGLEGTGQWMASIGLEPGFVMALMAGSAEFFGGLFILLGLLTRPTALVLAVTMVVAIVTVHLDNGLFMSNGGYEFGLSLLAMSVSLLASGAGRLSIDSLLMKKMHPHYKAGAARQGL